A window from Gasterosteus aculeatus chromosome 14, fGasAcu3.hap1.1, whole genome shotgun sequence encodes these proteins:
- the alpk2 gene encoding alpha-protein kinase 2 isoform X4 — protein MLSASDTGAESELSEPRDESTEPSSNVCECLAQERSTESDRLKPSSSSSCWSLCSQPAPKDDDFRVCRCFGSSEPAFPRLPHFSRDLISAVSESFSELRHNRNTAASSSLTQGGVTPQPFGAMSSASQGLMEPFVTEPLSSSEHSPEPYLLSSFSPQSDSLERHSATAPLPELYISESETQDFILSPHQDPREFQWPEYHQWEAGGRNADCHTHHFPMRDSDNEVTRCRLGSRREERATLDCESDARAPAAAACAEALVPVNDERPGNAQTTDLTPQPQQSPSPVELWLDACQYLAGEDTEDLNVLDKARYSVIQGGLARDSSFPPGDTKVSGYNLDDSEGIGWSSDDTICWGPPVERWSSVDSWASALSDWSGIIAAPPEDFAAAFTEIGAEIDALTQALAEVNTHLETDPPKEDKGQGPAVRAQSQPPMGLQDQHLEAQNPTESSILSGQSCRSSCPEAAGPELGDRERCQSVESLCDSTAGAQDEKEAEEIQNIRVERSAHRHSSAGSSWETVAAPGGGGAEVIPGSTPSADLNPPRFGEPDRFFNNKVVSILLNIVEDTDLEGRDTPGDLMIEKPFGDEVCEVTDNHSVSRPRWSTEREVERSRGPAEVDREGTLRFHATRASANSHVPGEHAGAGSRTNVGTRAPPDTLPDLDEGRQVEPRWASPKFIMPLAPLGISALAPHVCRTSRSLEGDQTGAKRSLNDNRDPSCDRTQACAHRPTSEGIADIKSSNGDELSHEKGTKIKYTEKSSKKGQVDLIPRSKTTTEEIHELSGRLSDLADAPADQFFVSQKKRVAFITLDLNDPFVSRAAKPIAKGTQSDLNQTKAEKMPRKTHKTTSESKARSKKDKTAGHYHGTQACKKQEALSHHVSAQQVCKQQETHPLTGENHTGENNQVGLLDKEAKLVIDAGATTEKAPSKPHGKKKKKNTGLNGVGEPLVEVENGAKPKTAKGRIEMFEAKLGAKAVKAPKDGDHSEEKMSQQPEAKARASQGEKPQHHADHKDHQPKKFTSPPNDDIIKRRRLSEDKFGKLSKPDVSTQTKGEEPKVNTGATRRKAFGDVVKPKIPPKEDPKVVQPIQTAPVSGDPRSLCLWCQLTAASYQCTVTWSRGGAVLSESKRSAGDDSRVSLTISNASHKDLGKYQCQLTSSHGSVTLDYLLTYEVLCEIVVPPSPNTIVSPVEDGSEEEDVHCSKLIFREDFLSNQHFGENQHASIITEKVHFGEGMHRRAFRTKMQSGQIPLFLPGHPCVLKVHNAISYGTKNNDELIQKNFSLAVEECHVQNTAREYIKGYTTAARSVEAFGEVPEIIPIYLVHRPSNDIPYATLEEELVGDFVKYSVKDGKEVNLKRRDSEAGQKCCAFQHWVYHKTEGNLLVTDMQGVGMRLTDVGIATCKKGYKGFKGNCATSFIDQFKALHQCNAFCELLGLKSLQPKPKKPVSAPKPKPQPSAAAKKKTSGPSVKGKS, from the exons ATGCTGTCTGCGTCGGACACCGGAGCAGAATCAGAGCTCTCGGAGCCCAGAGACGAATCCACTGAGCCTTCATCAAACGTCTGCGAATGCCTCGCTCAGGAGAGAAGCACCGAATCGGACCGTTTGAAgccttcatcatcatccagcTGTTGGTCCTTGTGTTCCCAGCCTGCACCAAAGGACGATGATTTCAGGGTGTGCCGGTGTTTCGGCTCATCGGAACCTGCGTTCCCTCGTTTACCTCACTTCTCTCGTGACCTTATTTCAGCTGTATCTGAGTCTTTTTCCGAGTTACGCCATAATCGAAACACAGCGGCCTCCTCTTCTCTCACACAAGGAGGTGTTACACCTCAACCTTTTGGGGCCATGTCATCTGCTTCGCAGGGTTTGATGGAGCCATTTGTCACTGAGCCTCTTTCCAGCTCTGAACACAGTCCAGAACCGTATCTATTGAGTTCGTTTTCACCTCAGTCCGACAGCTTGGAGCGTCATTCAGCTACAGCGCCTCTTCCAGAACTTTACATCTCTGAAAGTGAGACGCAGGACTTCATCCTGAGCCCTCACCAAGATCCCCGGGAATTTCAATGGCCCGAATACCACCAGTGGGAAGCGGGGGGGCGAAACGCCGACTGCCATACACATCATTTCCCGATGCGCGATTCAGACAACGAGGTGACGCGATGTCGTCTCGGCTCCAGACGAGAGGAACGAGCCACGCTGGACTGTGAGTCAGACGCGAGAGCACCTGCTGCGGCAGCCTGTGCGGAAGCCTTGGTGCCGGTAAATGACGAGAGGCCAGGGAATGCACAGACCACTGACTTGACCCCCCAACCACAGCAAAGCCCCAGCCCCGTCGAGCTGTGGCTGGATGCATGCCAGTATCTGGCAGGTGAGGATACGGAGGACCTGAACGTTTTGGACAAGGCGAGGTATTCCGTGATCCAAGGAGGCCTCGCCAGGGACTCGTCTTTCCCCCCGGGGGACACAAAGGTGTCAGGTTACAACCTTGACGATAGCGAGGGGATTGGCTGGTCCAGCGATGACACCATATGTTGGGGGCCACCGGTTGAGAGGTGGTCATCCGTGGACAGCTGGGCCAGCGCACTCTCAGACTGGAGTGGGATTATCGCGGCTCCGCCGGAGGACTTCGCGGCTGCCTTCACAGAGATAGGGGCAGAGATAGATGCTCTGACACAGGCGCTAGCTGAGGTAAACACTCATTTAGAAACAGACCCCCCCAAAGAAGACAAGGGTCAAGGGCCAGCAGTCAGGGCGCAATCACAGCCACCCATGGGCCTCCAGGATCAGCATTTAGAGGCGCAAAACCCGACCGAGAGCTCCATCCTCTCTGGGCAGAGCTGTCGCTCCTCGTGCCCGGAGGCTGCAGGACCCGAGctcggagacagagagagatgtcaGAGCGTCGAATCGTTGTGCGATTCGACAGCCGGCGCCCAGGACGAAAAGGAGGCGGAAGAAATCCAGAACATCCGGGTTGAGCGCTCGGCGCACCGGCACTCTTCCGCCGGGTCATCCTGGGAGACCGTGGCCGCTCCCGGAGGAGGCGGCGCAGAGGTGATCCCTGGATCCACTCCTTCCGCTGATCTGAACCCTCCTCGATTTGGCGAGCCAGACCGTTTCTTCAACAACAAAGTAGTTTCCATCCTACTGAATATAGTAGAAGATACCGATTTGGAGGGACGAGATACACCTGGAGATCTGATGATTGAGAAG CCCTTTGGAGATGAAGTGTGTGAagtgacagacaatcacagtgTCTCCCGGCCGCGCTGGTCGACTGAGCGGGAAGTCGAAAGGAGCCGCGGGCCAGCTGAGGTTGATCGGGAAGGAACTCTTCGTTTTCACGCCACGCGCGCTTCGGCAAACTCACACGTGCCAGGTGAGCACGCGGGAGCTGGCTCGCGTACCAATGTTGGCACACGCGCGCCGCCTGACACTTTACCAGACCTTGACGAAGGGCGTCAGGTGGAGCCACGATGGGCAAGTCCTAAGTTCATAATGCCCTTAGCCCCGCTCGGTATCTCGGCCCTGGCACCCCACGTCTGTCGGACAAGCAGAAGTTTGGAAGGAGATCAAACTGGTGCAAAAAGGTCCCTCAATGACAACAGGGACCCCAGTTGTGACCGCACACAGGCCTGCGCTCACAGGCCGACCTCGGAGGGGATCGCTGATATAAAATCTTCGAATGGTGATGAGTTGAGTCATGAAAAGGGAACTAAAATAAAGTATACTGAGAAGTCTTCAAAAAAGGGACAAGTGGACTTGATCCCGAgaagtaaaacaacaactgagGAGATCCACGAGCTCAGCGGAAGACTCTCAGACCTGGCTGATGCCCCAGCAGATCAGTTCTTTGTCTCACAGAAGAAGCGCGTTGCATTCATCACTTTAGATTTGAATGACCCATTTGTCTCCAGGGCTGCAAAACCCATCGCCAAAGGCACACAGTCCGACTTGAATCAGACGAAAGCTGAGAAGATGCcacgcaaaacacacaaaactacCTCGGAGAGCAAAGCACGCTctaaaaaggacaaaacagcTGGTCATTATCACGGAACACAAGCTTGCAAGAAACAGGAGGCTTTATCTCATCATGTTTCCGCCCAGCAGGTCTGTAAACAGCAAGAAACTCATCCTCTCACCGGGGAAAACCACACTGGCGAGAATAATCAAGTCGGGCTGCTGGATAAGGAGGCCAAATTGGTGATTGACGCTGGTGCGACAACTGAGAAGGCTCCGAGCAAACCACatggcaagaagaagaagaaaaacaccggGCTGAATGGTGTCGGGGAGCcactggtggaggtggagaacgGAGCGAAACCAAAGACAGCGAAAGGGAGGATTGAAATGTTTGAGGCCAAGCTGGGTGCGAAAGCTGTGAAAGCTCCAAAGGACGGCGATCACTCAGAGGAGAAAATGTCACAGCAACCAGAAGCCAAAGCTAGAGCTTCCCAGGGAGAAAAACCTCAACATCACGCAGATCACAAAGACCACCAGCCGAAGAAATTCACCAGTCCGCCGAACGACGATATTATCAAAAGACGACGGCTGTCAGAAGACAAGTTTGGGAAATTATCCAAGCCGGACGTTTCTACACAGACAAAGGGAGAGGAGCCCAAGGTGAACACAGGGGCAACTCGCAGGAAGGCGTTTGGTGACGTGGTCAAACCGAAAATCCCCCCAAAGGAAG ACCCCAAGGTGGTGCAGCCCATTCAGACGGCTCCGGTGAGCGGGGACCCCCGGAGCCTGTGCCTGTGGTGTCAGCTTACGGCCGCCTCCTACCAATGCACCGTCACCTGGAGCAGGGGGGGCGCTGTCCTGTCTGAGAGCAAGAGAAG TGCAGGGGATGACAGCAGAGTGTCGCTGACCATCTCCAATGCTTCTCACAAAGACTTGGGCAAGTACCAGTGTCAGCTCACCAGTTCACACGGATCGGTGACCCTGGACTACCTGCTCACATACGAAG TTCTCTGTGAGATTGTTGTTCCTCCCTCTCCGAACACAATCGTAT CCCCCGTAGAAGACGGGAGCGAAGAAGAAGACGTTCACTGTTCCAAGTTGATTTTTAGGGAGGATTTTCTATCCAACCAACACTTTGGCGAGAACCAACACGCCAGCATAATCACAGAGAAAGTCCATTTTGGGGAGGGAATGCACCGGCGGGCTTTCCGGACCAAGATGCAGTCAGGTCAGATACCGCTGTTCCTACCCGGACACCCCTGTGTGCTGAAGGTACACAATGCTATCAGCTACGGGACAAAGAACAACGATGAGCTCATTCAGAAGAACTTCAGCTTGGCCGTAGAG GAGTGTCACGTCCAGAACACAGCGAGAGAGTACATCAAGGGGTACACGACCGCGGCCCGGTCCGTTGAAGCCTTCGGAGAGGTCCCGGA GATCATTCCCATTTACCTGGTCCACCGTCCTTCCAATGACATCCCGTATGCtacgctggaggaggagctggtcgGAGACTTTGTCAAGTACTCGGTGAAGGACGGGAAAGAGGTCAACTTGAAGAGACGCGACTCGGAGGCGGGACAGAAATGTTGTGCTTTCCAGCACTGGGTGTATCACAAGACGGAGGGCAACCTGCTGGTTACTGACATgcaag GAGTGGGAATGAGGCTTACTGATGTGGGAATTGCCACCTGTAAGAAGGG ATACAAGGGCTTCAAAGGAAACTGTGCCACCTCCTTCATTGACCAGTTCAAAGCGCTGCACCAGTGCAACGCGTTCTGTGAGCTCCTGGGCCTCAAATCCCTGCAGCCCAAACCCAAAAAGCCAGTTTCTGCTCCAAAACCCAAACCACAACCTTCTGCTGCGGCCAAGAAGAAAACATCTGGGCCATCGGTGAAGGGCAAGTCATGA
- the alpk2 gene encoding alpha-protein kinase 2 isoform X3 yields the protein MLSASDTGAESELSEPRDESTEPSSNVCECLAQERSTESDRLKPSSSSSCWSLCSQPAPKDDDFRVCRCFGSSEPAFPRLPHFSRDLISAVSESFSELRHNRNTAASSSLTQGGVTPQPFGAMSSASQGLMEPFVTEPLSSSEHSPEPYLLSSFSPQSDSLERHSATAPLPELYISESETQDFILSPHQDPREFQWPEYHQWEAGGRNADCHTHHFPMRDSDNEVTRCRLGSRREERATLDCESDARAPAAAACAEALVPVNDERPGNAQTTDLTPQPQQSPSPVELWLDACQYLAGEDTEDLNVLDKARYSVIQGGLARDSSFPPGDTKVSGYNLDDSEGIGWSSDDTICWGPPVERWSSVDSWASALSDWSGIIAAPPEDFAAAFTEIGAEIDALTQALAEVNTHLETDPPKEDKGQGPAVRAQSQPPMGLQDQHLEAQNPTESSILSGQSCRSSCPEAAGPELGDRERCQSVESLCDSTAGAQDEKEAEEIQNIRVERSAHRHSSAGSSWETVAAPGGGGAEVIPGSTPSADLNPPRFGEPDRFFNNKVVSILLNIVEDTDLEGRDTPGDLMIEKPFGDEVCEVTDNHSVSRPRWSTEREVERSRGPAEVDREGTLRFHATRASANSHVPGEHAGAGSRTNVGTRAPPDTLPDLDEGRQVEPRWASPKFIMPLAPLGISALAPHVCRTSRSLEGDQTGAKRSLNDNRDPSCDRTQACAHRPTSEGIADIKSSNGDELSHEKGTKIKYTEKSSKKGQVDLIPRSKTTTEEIHELSGRLSDLADAPADQFFVSQKKRVAFITLDLNDPFVSRAAKPIAKGTQSDLNQTKAEKMPRKTHKTTSESKARSKKDKTAGHYHGTQACKKQEALSHHVSAQQVCKQQETHPLTGENHTGENNQVGLLDKEAKLVIDAGATTEKAPSKPHGKKKKKNTGLNGVGEPLVEVENGAKPKTAKGRIEMFEAKLGAKAVKAPKDGDHSEEKMSQQPEAKARASQGEKPQHHADHKDHQPKKFTSPPNDDIIKRRRLSEDKFGKLSKPDVSTQTKGEEPKVNTGATRRKAFGDVVKPKIPPKEDPKVVQPIQTAPVSGDPRSLCLWCQLTAASYQCTVTWSRGGAVLSESKRSAGDDSRVSLTISNASHKDLGKYQCQLTSSHGSVTLDYLLTYEVLCEIVVPPSPNTIVSAPVEDGSEEEDVHCSKLIFREDFLSNQHFGENQHASIITEKVHFGEGMHRRAFRTKMQSGQIPLFLPGHPCVLKVHNAISYGTKNNDELIQKNFSLAVEECHVQNTAREYIKGYTTAARSVEAFGEVPEIIPIYLVHRPSNDIPYATLEEELVGDFVKYSVKDGKEVNLKRRDSEAGQKCCAFQHWVYHKTEGNLLVTDMQGVGMRLTDVGIATCKKGYKGFKGNCATSFIDQFKALHQCNAFCELLGLKSLQPKPKKPVSAPKPKPQPSAAAKKKTSGPSVKGKS from the exons ATGCTGTCTGCGTCGGACACCGGAGCAGAATCAGAGCTCTCGGAGCCCAGAGACGAATCCACTGAGCCTTCATCAAACGTCTGCGAATGCCTCGCTCAGGAGAGAAGCACCGAATCGGACCGTTTGAAgccttcatcatcatccagcTGTTGGTCCTTGTGTTCCCAGCCTGCACCAAAGGACGATGATTTCAGGGTGTGCCGGTGTTTCGGCTCATCGGAACCTGCGTTCCCTCGTTTACCTCACTTCTCTCGTGACCTTATTTCAGCTGTATCTGAGTCTTTTTCCGAGTTACGCCATAATCGAAACACAGCGGCCTCCTCTTCTCTCACACAAGGAGGTGTTACACCTCAACCTTTTGGGGCCATGTCATCTGCTTCGCAGGGTTTGATGGAGCCATTTGTCACTGAGCCTCTTTCCAGCTCTGAACACAGTCCAGAACCGTATCTATTGAGTTCGTTTTCACCTCAGTCCGACAGCTTGGAGCGTCATTCAGCTACAGCGCCTCTTCCAGAACTTTACATCTCTGAAAGTGAGACGCAGGACTTCATCCTGAGCCCTCACCAAGATCCCCGGGAATTTCAATGGCCCGAATACCACCAGTGGGAAGCGGGGGGGCGAAACGCCGACTGCCATACACATCATTTCCCGATGCGCGATTCAGACAACGAGGTGACGCGATGTCGTCTCGGCTCCAGACGAGAGGAACGAGCCACGCTGGACTGTGAGTCAGACGCGAGAGCACCTGCTGCGGCAGCCTGTGCGGAAGCCTTGGTGCCGGTAAATGACGAGAGGCCAGGGAATGCACAGACCACTGACTTGACCCCCCAACCACAGCAAAGCCCCAGCCCCGTCGAGCTGTGGCTGGATGCATGCCAGTATCTGGCAGGTGAGGATACGGAGGACCTGAACGTTTTGGACAAGGCGAGGTATTCCGTGATCCAAGGAGGCCTCGCCAGGGACTCGTCTTTCCCCCCGGGGGACACAAAGGTGTCAGGTTACAACCTTGACGATAGCGAGGGGATTGGCTGGTCCAGCGATGACACCATATGTTGGGGGCCACCGGTTGAGAGGTGGTCATCCGTGGACAGCTGGGCCAGCGCACTCTCAGACTGGAGTGGGATTATCGCGGCTCCGCCGGAGGACTTCGCGGCTGCCTTCACAGAGATAGGGGCAGAGATAGATGCTCTGACACAGGCGCTAGCTGAGGTAAACACTCATTTAGAAACAGACCCCCCCAAAGAAGACAAGGGTCAAGGGCCAGCAGTCAGGGCGCAATCACAGCCACCCATGGGCCTCCAGGATCAGCATTTAGAGGCGCAAAACCCGACCGAGAGCTCCATCCTCTCTGGGCAGAGCTGTCGCTCCTCGTGCCCGGAGGCTGCAGGACCCGAGctcggagacagagagagatgtcaGAGCGTCGAATCGTTGTGCGATTCGACAGCCGGCGCCCAGGACGAAAAGGAGGCGGAAGAAATCCAGAACATCCGGGTTGAGCGCTCGGCGCACCGGCACTCTTCCGCCGGGTCATCCTGGGAGACCGTGGCCGCTCCCGGAGGAGGCGGCGCAGAGGTGATCCCTGGATCCACTCCTTCCGCTGATCTGAACCCTCCTCGATTTGGCGAGCCAGACCGTTTCTTCAACAACAAAGTAGTTTCCATCCTACTGAATATAGTAGAAGATACCGATTTGGAGGGACGAGATACACCTGGAGATCTGATGATTGAGAAG CCCTTTGGAGATGAAGTGTGTGAagtgacagacaatcacagtgTCTCCCGGCCGCGCTGGTCGACTGAGCGGGAAGTCGAAAGGAGCCGCGGGCCAGCTGAGGTTGATCGGGAAGGAACTCTTCGTTTTCACGCCACGCGCGCTTCGGCAAACTCACACGTGCCAGGTGAGCACGCGGGAGCTGGCTCGCGTACCAATGTTGGCACACGCGCGCCGCCTGACACTTTACCAGACCTTGACGAAGGGCGTCAGGTGGAGCCACGATGGGCAAGTCCTAAGTTCATAATGCCCTTAGCCCCGCTCGGTATCTCGGCCCTGGCACCCCACGTCTGTCGGACAAGCAGAAGTTTGGAAGGAGATCAAACTGGTGCAAAAAGGTCCCTCAATGACAACAGGGACCCCAGTTGTGACCGCACACAGGCCTGCGCTCACAGGCCGACCTCGGAGGGGATCGCTGATATAAAATCTTCGAATGGTGATGAGTTGAGTCATGAAAAGGGAACTAAAATAAAGTATACTGAGAAGTCTTCAAAAAAGGGACAAGTGGACTTGATCCCGAgaagtaaaacaacaactgagGAGATCCACGAGCTCAGCGGAAGACTCTCAGACCTGGCTGATGCCCCAGCAGATCAGTTCTTTGTCTCACAGAAGAAGCGCGTTGCATTCATCACTTTAGATTTGAATGACCCATTTGTCTCCAGGGCTGCAAAACCCATCGCCAAAGGCACACAGTCCGACTTGAATCAGACGAAAGCTGAGAAGATGCcacgcaaaacacacaaaactacCTCGGAGAGCAAAGCACGCTctaaaaaggacaaaacagcTGGTCATTATCACGGAACACAAGCTTGCAAGAAACAGGAGGCTTTATCTCATCATGTTTCCGCCCAGCAGGTCTGTAAACAGCAAGAAACTCATCCTCTCACCGGGGAAAACCACACTGGCGAGAATAATCAAGTCGGGCTGCTGGATAAGGAGGCCAAATTGGTGATTGACGCTGGTGCGACAACTGAGAAGGCTCCGAGCAAACCACatggcaagaagaagaagaaaaacaccggGCTGAATGGTGTCGGGGAGCcactggtggaggtggagaacgGAGCGAAACCAAAGACAGCGAAAGGGAGGATTGAAATGTTTGAGGCCAAGCTGGGTGCGAAAGCTGTGAAAGCTCCAAAGGACGGCGATCACTCAGAGGAGAAAATGTCACAGCAACCAGAAGCCAAAGCTAGAGCTTCCCAGGGAGAAAAACCTCAACATCACGCAGATCACAAAGACCACCAGCCGAAGAAATTCACCAGTCCGCCGAACGACGATATTATCAAAAGACGACGGCTGTCAGAAGACAAGTTTGGGAAATTATCCAAGCCGGACGTTTCTACACAGACAAAGGGAGAGGAGCCCAAGGTGAACACAGGGGCAACTCGCAGGAAGGCGTTTGGTGACGTGGTCAAACCGAAAATCCCCCCAAAGGAAG ACCCCAAGGTGGTGCAGCCCATTCAGACGGCTCCGGTGAGCGGGGACCCCCGGAGCCTGTGCCTGTGGTGTCAGCTTACGGCCGCCTCCTACCAATGCACCGTCACCTGGAGCAGGGGGGGCGCTGTCCTGTCTGAGAGCAAGAGAAG TGCAGGGGATGACAGCAGAGTGTCGCTGACCATCTCCAATGCTTCTCACAAAGACTTGGGCAAGTACCAGTGTCAGCTCACCAGTTCACACGGATCGGTGACCCTGGACTACCTGCTCACATACGAAG TTCTCTGTGAGATTGTTGTTCCTCCCTCTCCGAACACAATCGTAT cAGCCCCCGTAGAAGACGGGAGCGAAGAAGAAGACGTTCACTGTTCCAAGTTGATTTTTAGGGAGGATTTTCTATCCAACCAACACTTTGGCGAGAACCAACACGCCAGCATAATCACAGAGAAAGTCCATTTTGGGGAGGGAATGCACCGGCGGGCTTTCCGGACCAAGATGCAGTCAGGTCAGATACCGCTGTTCCTACCCGGACACCCCTGTGTGCTGAAGGTACACAATGCTATCAGCTACGGGACAAAGAACAACGATGAGCTCATTCAGAAGAACTTCAGCTTGGCCGTAGAG GAGTGTCACGTCCAGAACACAGCGAGAGAGTACATCAAGGGGTACACGACCGCGGCCCGGTCCGTTGAAGCCTTCGGAGAGGTCCCGGA GATCATTCCCATTTACCTGGTCCACCGTCCTTCCAATGACATCCCGTATGCtacgctggaggaggagctggtcgGAGACTTTGTCAAGTACTCGGTGAAGGACGGGAAAGAGGTCAACTTGAAGAGACGCGACTCGGAGGCGGGACAGAAATGTTGTGCTTTCCAGCACTGGGTGTATCACAAGACGGAGGGCAACCTGCTGGTTACTGACATgcaag GAGTGGGAATGAGGCTTACTGATGTGGGAATTGCCACCTGTAAGAAGGG ATACAAGGGCTTCAAAGGAAACTGTGCCACCTCCTTCATTGACCAGTTCAAAGCGCTGCACCAGTGCAACGCGTTCTGTGAGCTCCTGGGCCTCAAATCCCTGCAGCCCAAACCCAAAAAGCCAGTTTCTGCTCCAAAACCCAAACCACAACCTTCTGCTGCGGCCAAGAAGAAAACATCTGGGCCATCGGTGAAGGGCAAGTCATGA